The following are encoded together in the Ovis canadensis isolate MfBH-ARS-UI-01 breed Bighorn chromosome 2, ARS-UI_OviCan_v2, whole genome shotgun sequence genome:
- the CD52 gene encoding CAMPATH-1 antigen has protein sequence MKGFLFLLFTISLLIMVQIQTGVLGRNRTFTTYKKPQSGSPAFSSLAGGSILFFLINTLIQLFHLT, from the exons ATGAAaggcttcctcttcctcctcttcaccATCAGCCTCTTGATTATGGTTCAG ATACAAACTGGAGTCCTGGGAAGAAACCGCACCTTCACCACCTACAAGAAACCCCAAAGTGGCTCCCCAGCCTTCAGCAGCCTGGCCGGTGGCAGCATCCTTTTCTTCTTGATCAATACCCTCATCCAGCTCTTCCACCTCACCTGA